From Solanum stenotomum isolate F172 chromosome 2, ASM1918654v1, whole genome shotgun sequence:
ACCTTTATTTCATTTGCTTAATTTTTCTCAACATCTTTCACTTGCTTTCTTCTTAGTATAATTTCTCTGCTCGAGTGCCCCTATGCTAATTCAAGTGCAATTTGTTGTCGTCTTGTTTTGAAATTTAGTAAGCGTGACACGGCAATTGTAGCTGCTCCAGATGGCACGGTACATCTATTGGATCTAAAATCAGGAGAAGATATCTGGGCATTTAGGTCAGGGGCATCCATCTATTCTTCATATCAGTCTCTCTCTGATTATCAAGGTGATGGTAACAATGCTACCACTGAGGATGATAACTTCTATATAGATTGTGGAGAAGATTGGAAATTATACGTGCATGGGAATGGCCTCGAAAAAGTGGTACGCGACTGAACTTGTCCTCTACCATGCTCAGTCAGAAACTTTACGGAGTTTTGTGTTGAGGGAATGTATTTCTGAAGAGCTTTTATTCCTGTATGGCACCAGGTGTGCGATGCTTTTGAATCTTTTCACCAGAGGCTTTTTGCTTTTGTCCATCTATTAGTGTAAATATCATGATGAGAGTGATTCTTGTGAACTTGATATTATTACTTCCGAGAGTGCTGTGTGCTCACATGAAATGGTTTGACATAACAAAGTGTTAGAGGTATTTTAAACCCTAAAATACTGCATTCCTTAATCTGCTATTCTTTTTCATTATCTTAGGAGCTGCCATTCAGTGTGGAAGAATTTCTAAAACAAACTCCATATGTCTCAGCTGGTGGAATCATGTTGGGATCAAAGAAGACCACTGTATTCATTGTTGATGCTAAAACCGGGAAACTTATCCAGACATATAGGTCAGATGTGTTCCCTTTAGAAGGTGATACAGATGTTGGACAAAATCCAATTGTACCAAGGGAGGACGTTGAAGGATGGGCAGCAGCGCAAGATACAGACTCAGAAGCTGTTAATCCACTCTACATTATGAGAACCGATTATGCTCTGAAATATACTTCTTCGAAGACTGGAAAGGTTTTATGGTACTTAATGTTTGCTGATTTTGAGGCTTCACAGCAATGTAAACAAATTGGTAGTTTTCTTGGTGATTTTTCTTACCAAGAGGATCAATTGAATTCCGGATATGGAGTTTGTCCTACTAAGCCAGTTGTTCACCGAGTCAGGAATCTTAAATCATTAGAATCACTTTTTGCATCTGCTAGGCCACATAATGCTCTTTCCGGAGATGTGGCGCTTTCTACTTATATCAATCCTGCATTAAAACCAGTTTCTGAGTTAGTGGGATTACCTCCAAACAAAAGAACTGATATAATCCCTTCTTCTCTTCCATCTATGACTAAAGAATTTGGGTTCATGCGTCTGCCTGGTGGAGATAATGGTTCTAAAGTCACAAAATCTGATGCTTTAGTACATTCATATAACTGGAATTCTGTTATACTAATTCCATTTATGCTTCTCATTGCTGctttcccttttatttattatgtgcTGCGGACAAGGTGGAAGTTGCACAAGCAGGCTACAGATCCCAAACTGCAAGCTGTAAcctcaaaaaagaagaaatctcGAAAGTCAGGTTTCAGTAAGAGCAGTACACGTAATGAGAAGAATCAGAAAAATAGTCATAATGATGACACAGAAGCAACTGGTGTCGTTGCTGACATTGGAAAGAGTGAGAAGGTTTTGAAGCTGAATCTATGCAAGTATGATAGTCTTATATATCATCGGAAGATTGGTAAGTTATTGGTTTCTAACACTGAAATAGCTAAGGGGAGCAATGGCACTATCGTACTCGAGGGAATCTATGATGGTCGTCCTGTAGCTGTTAAACGCCTCATCCAGACTCATCACGAAGTGGCTttgaaagaaattcaaaatcttattgCGTCTGACCAACACCCAAACATTGTTCGTTGGTATGGGGTGGAGTACGATCAAGATTTTGTTTACCTGGCTCTTGAGCGTTG
This genomic window contains:
- the LOC125857114 gene encoding serine/threonine-protein kinase/endoribonuclease IRE1b-like isoform X1: MKGFFLIIFFLAVVFIVVVYGAPSNSDGSDPEAEIIPSSEVPASCPLLPLKPKRDTAIVAAPDGTVHLLDLKSGEDIWAFRSGASIYSSYQSLSDYQGDGNNATTEDDNFYIDCGEDWKLYVHGNGLEKVELPFSVEEFLKQTPYVSAGGIMLGSKKTTVFIVDAKTGKLIQTYRSDVFPLEGDTDVGQNPIVPREDVEGWAAAQDTDSEAVNPLYIMRTDYALKYTSSKTGKVLWYLMFADFEASQQCKQIGSFLGDFSYQEDQLNSGYGVCPTKPVVHRVRNLKSLESLFASARPHNALSGDVALSTYINPALKPVSELVGLPPNKRTDIIPSSLPSMTKEFGFMRLPGGDNGSKVTKSDALVHSYNWNSVILIPFMLLIAAFPFIYYVLRTRWKLHKQATDPKLQAVTSKKKKSRKSGFSKSSTRNEKNQKNSHNDDTEATGVVADIGKSEKVLKLNLCKYDSLIYHRKIGKLLVSNTEIAKGSNGTIVLEGIYDGRPVAVKRLIQTHHEVALKEIQNLIASDQHPNIVRWYGVEYDQDFVYLALERCTCSLYEFISSVTSSYQKQFSGNDQDAGCLSDCTVKVQWKSGDKDDFPLWKPSGYPSAHLLKLMRDMVHGLAHLHELGIVHRDLKPQNILIVKERSVSAKLSDMGISKHLTGDMSSLTKNSTGSGSSGWQAPEQLRHERQTRAVDLFSLGCVLFFCITGGKHPYGDSFERDVNIVNNQKDLFLIENIPEAADLISALLHPNPELRPKAVEILHHPFFWNSEMRLSFLRDASDRVELEDREDGSELLGALESVKTVALGGLWNDKMDSAFINDIGRYRRYKYDSVRDLLRVIRNKLNHYRELSKEIQGILGQVPEGFESYFSTRFPRLVIEVYKVLHTYCLEEDIFQKYFKGNQN
- the LOC125857114 gene encoding serine/threonine-protein kinase/endoribonuclease IRE1b-like isoform X2, producing the protein MLGSKKTTVFIVDAKTGKLIQTYRSDVFPLEGDTDVGQNPIVPREDVEGWAAAQDTDSEAVNPLYIMRTDYALKYTSSKTGKVLWYLMFADFEASQQCKQIGSFLGDFSYQEDQLNSGYGVCPTKPVVHRVRNLKSLESLFASARPHNALSGDVALSTYINPALKPVSELVGLPPNKRTDIIPSSLPSMTKEFGFMRLPGGDNGSKVTKSDALVHSYNWNSVILIPFMLLIAAFPFIYYVLRTRWKLHKQATDPKLQAVTSKKKKSRKSGFSKSSTRNEKNQKNSHNDDTEATGVVADIGKSEKVLKLNLCKYDSLIYHRKIGKLLVSNTEIAKGSNGTIVLEGIYDGRPVAVKRLIQTHHEVALKEIQNLIASDQHPNIVRWYGVEYDQDFVYLALERCTCSLYEFISSVTSSYQKQFSGNDQDAGCLSDCTVKVQWKSGDKDDFPLWKPSGYPSAHLLKLMRDMVHGLAHLHELGIVHRDLKPQNILIVKERSVSAKLSDMGISKHLTGDMSSLTKNSTGSGSSGWQAPEQLRHERQTRAVDLFSLGCVLFFCITGGKHPYGDSFERDVNIVNNQKDLFLIENIPEAADLISALLHPNPELRPKAVEILHHPFFWNSEMRLSFLRDASDRVELEDREDGSELLGALESVKTVALGGLWNDKMDSAFINDIGRYRRYKYDSVRDLLRVIRNKLNHYRELSKEIQGILGQVPEGFESYFSTRFPRLVIEVYKVLHTYCLEEDIFQKYFKGNQN